The proteins below are encoded in one region of Salmo salar chromosome ssa02, Ssal_v3.1, whole genome shotgun sequence:
- the LOC106587198 gene encoding trinucleotide repeat-containing gene 6C protein isoform X1, translated as MEENTNKKQEKTKKEAAQKQAADLKTKVPEPAKPSPSPLHHPTTCVTLPQASHPPSSSSSVRTNGKRAPPSTQQTPQQQTPPQPPSSSSGPRYPPREVPPRFRQQEHKQLLKRGQPLPAGALSSLTVTPASNPLTPGAPASSSSSAGKRHTDLPFQSGPGAQYENPHWGALPPATDRSSTTSSSWDQVIIDGSDTEAWPSISRSSDSRPANPSECATAADYTNPETSSNMSMAAGATSQQAHYPSLKANVTNVASMMQPGGGQGVGAIGSRGWGSGSGPITMAPTEGAKPDGLGPNMGRSGRAPGWNSQSSFSLNLNPNANPSAWPVLGQEGAGDGPNPASLPPNGSLGNGSLGGDENNSSSTWGGMMSPDAPSSNKNVSFSSMEHSNLNTEGQNSHHTKQPLSPIHGLPGWGGQSPTESSQLNGDAGSSVWGNGDTKTSADSSSKNSGWDSAPSGGMSGWGHSGSGGGASGGGEGGWGGDWGKPSSGEAKGGWDSSDGPAQDQQVSSWGQPIPAPTSEGSGSGGSEGRSHRRDRTGSEDGGPPPLPRQDLDPRVLCNTGWGQTPVRQHTSWEMEEQRAANERKTSEMRGGGGGDTWRGSSPSSGSPPDPRNGGANPNLGPSQRPGSGGSGGKSEGPSGWGGPPPSGWGEQPVNKAPNGSVSGWGEPMAQGHNTTNNGPKSGVQSWGVPEGKSSPTWDDGPAKTQQNQSQSWGEGPKSSHGWGSGHGSGSRGSNGSNGSNGGEWREPAEVKKNGSSSHMWEGEGGNGREGGGWKDSTRGGGGNGGGWASKPASAVGGGGWGETQHPNSPAPGWGSKPQESPNGPAPGWGSKPQESPNGPAPGWGSKPQESPNGPAPGWGSKPQESPNGPAPGWGSKPQESPNGPAPGWGSKPQESPNGNSGGVGTGGGSMGSWGGPASVRQSSNPGWGPGSSVAKPDPAMEPTGWEEPSPPSIRRKMEIDDGTSTWGDPSAYNKTVNMWDRNNPTGGNGNQGNNPTQPPTSKSNGGMAVNSHNHSSVPPSNNNHHHMNHHHPHHGQPPPHSQHHGNNGSPNTAAPHQGGGPQGRPPMANPGWGELPSVQQPKPEPAWGEPAGPSPAVDNGTSAWGKPPGVPGGWGDGGHGGHEPNGPYRRGNNGPSGPAPCKPAPKSMQDGWGGGREEEMGMSSGQWDADAGDMWNSPASQESSSSCNSWGQPPKKGPPKGKMGNQPDEAWIMNRLIKQLTDMGFPRDPAEEALKSNNMNLDQAMSALLEKKTELDKRGMGMSDYNNGMNKPLGCRPQALSKDPSSDRSPFLDKDGGLSDDAPPSPFLPSPVSLKLPLVNNLQPGLALGSPGLNMQNLNNRQMQSGMLGSSGAALSRAMQQQPPQPSVPPLGSSQPSLRAQVPQFLTPQVQAQLLQFAAKNIGLNPALLTSPINPQQMTLLYQLQQLQMAYQRLQIQQQMMQAQRNVSGPIRQQEQQVARTINNMQQQIQQHQRQLYQALLMKQQPPGSHSGLHPGQGKSALDSFPGHPQAPGLSDLHTKEPQSSPNSYSPYPLSGLNPNMNVNCMEVGGLSMKEPPQPQSRLSQWTHPNSMDSLSGNSSHMEANLNKHGAISAASNLGPPGKPPHMDDSYSPYSMMGGSESPTSPLVPPDSWGQGPGKSPKDQITNGTNINWPPEFCPGVPWKGLQNIDPENDPNMTPGSVPSGPTINTNIQDVNRYLLRDRSGGSSPPSPPQNGALPPSTDWPVSGCYTSSFSLSSPDEECAGKLSDMKSTWSPGPISHPSQASLSHELWKVPQGPRNNTAPSRPPPGLTNPAKPSSTWGGNSLGLAQGWSSSYTSEGTTWSTDSSNRTSSWLVLRNLTPQIDGSTLRTLCMQHGPLITFHLFLTQGNAVVRYSSKEEAAKAQKSLHMCVLGNTTILAEFAGEEEVNRYFAQGQQQLPPTTSWQPNPGTNQTRMGGGGGSQQHAIGHHWSSGGGGLGGGAKTGGGGDLLWGGVPQYSSLWGPPSGDDSRGVIGSPNPINTLLPGDLLSGESM; from the exons GCTGCTGACCTGAAAACCAAAG TGCCAGAGCCAGCTAAGCCCAGCCCCAGtcccctccaccaccccaccacctgtGTGACCCTGCCCCAGGCCtcacaccccccctcctcctcctcttcagtcaGAACCAATGGGAAGCGCGCCCCCCCTAGCACCCAGCAAACACCACAGCAGCAGACCCCACCTCAGCCTCCGTCATCGTCCTCAGGCCCCCGCTACCCGCCCCGTGAGGTGCCCCCGCGTTTCCGCCAGCAGGAGCACAAGCAGCTACTGAAGAGGGGCCAGCCACTGCCCGCCGGAGCCCTGAGTAGCCTCACAGTGACCCCCGCCTCCAACCCGCTCACCCCCGGTGCCCcagcttcttcctcctcctccgcaGGCAAGCGCCACACAG ACCTGCCCTTCCAGAGTGGTCCTGGTGCCCAGTATGAGAATCCCCACTGGGGAGCCTTACCACCAGCCACCGACCGCAGCAGCACCACCAGTAGTAGCTGGGATCAAGTGATCATTGACGGGAGCGACACCGAGGCCTGGCCCTCCATCAGTCGCAGCAGCGACAGCCGACCAGCGAATCCTTCAGAATGTGCCACAGCCGCTGACTATACAAACCCAGAGACCAGCAGCAACATGAGCATGGCCGCGGGGGCTACTAGCCAGCAGGCCCACTACCCCTCTCTCAAAGCTAACGTCACTAACGTAGCTAGCATGATGCAGCCTGGCGGTGGCCAGGGAGTTGGCGCCATCGGCAGCAGGGGCTGGGGCTCCGGATCAGGCCCTATCACCATGGCTCCCACTGAGGGAGCCAAACCCGACGGCCTAGGGCCCAACATGGGCCGGAGTGGAAGAGCACCTGGCTGGAACTCCCAGTCCAGCTTTAGCCTGAACCTGAACCCCAACGCCAACCCCTCGGCCTGGCCCGTGCTGGGGCAAGAGGGGGCTGGAGACGGCCCCAACCCCGCCTCACTACCTCCCAACGGCAGCCTGGGCAACGGTAGCCTGGGAGGGGACgagaacaacagcagcagcacctGGGGAGGCATGATGAGCCCTGACGCCCCGTCCTCCAATAAGAATGTGTCTTTCAGCAGCATGGAACATTCCAACCTTAACACTGAGGGACAAAACAGCCACCACACTAAGCAGCCACTCAGCCCCATCCACGGCCTGCCTGGCTGGGGAGGCCAGTCTCCTACAGAGTCCTCCCAGCTCAACGGAGACGCAGGGAGCTCCGTCTGGGGCAACGGAGACACCAAGACATCCGCTGACTCCTCCTCCAAGAACTCAGGCTGGGACTCGGCACCCTCCGGAGGCATGTCCGGCtggggccactctggcagcggaGGAGGCGCGAGTGGCGGTGGAGAAGGAGGCTGGGGAGGAGACTGGGGGAAGCCCTCCAGCGGTGAGGCCAAAGGAGGCTGGGATTCCTCAGATGGCCCAGCCCAGGACCAGCAGGTGAGCTCCTGGGGCCAGCCAATCCCGGCCCCGACTAGTGAGGGTAGCGGAAGTGGCGGCAGTGAGGGGCGCTCCCACCGCAGGGACAGGACCGGCAGCGAGGACGGAGGCCCCCCTCCCCTTCCTCGGCAGGACCTTGACCCCCGGGTGCTGTGCAACACAGGCTGGGGCCAGACGCCCGTCCGCCAGCACACCtcctgggagatggaggagcagCGCGCCGCCAATGAGAGGAAGACCAGCGAGATGAGGGGAGGCGGTGGAGGGGACACTTGGAGGGGCTCCAGCCCCTCTTCCGGATCCCCACCGGACCCCCGGAACGGGGGAGCCAACCCTAACTTGGGACCATCTCAGAGGCCAGGCTCAGGGGGCTCCGGAGGCAAGAGCGAGGGACCCTCAGGCTGGGGAGGCCCTCCACCCTCAGGCTGGGGGGAGCAGCCTGTCAACAAGGCCCCCAACGGTTCCGTCAGTGGCTGGGGGGAGCCCATGGCCCAAGGCCACAACACCACAAACAATGGCCCCAAGAGTGGAGTTCAATCCTGGGGTGTCCCTGAGGGGAAGTCCTCCCCTACCTGGGACGACGGGCCAGCGAAGACCCAGCAGAACCAGTCCCAGAGCTGGGGAGAGGGTCCCAAGTCTTCCCACGGCTGGGGCTCCGGCCACGGAAGTGGCAGCCGTGGCTCCAATGGCTCCAACGGCTCCaatggaggagagtggagagaaccGGCCGAGGTGAAGAAGAATGGATCCTCCAGCCACATGtgggaaggagaaggagggaaTGGACGAGaaggaggagggtggaaggaCAGCaccagaggaggtggaggaaatgGGGGCGGCTGGGCGTCGAAGCCTGCCTCTGCTGTTGGAGGTGGTGGCTGGGGGGAGACCCAACATCCCAACAGCCCAGCACCAGGATGGGGCTCCAAGCCCCAGGAAAGCCCCAACGGCCCAGCACCAGGATGGGGCTCCAAGCCCCAGGAAAGCCCCAACGGCCCAGCACCAGGATGGGGCTCCAAGCCCCAGGAAAGCCCCAACGGCCCAGCACCAGGATGGGGCTCCAAGCCCCAGGAAAGCCCCAACGGCCCAGCACCAGGATGGGGCTCCAAGCCCCAGGAAAGCCCCAACGGCCCAGCACCAGGATGGGGCTCCAAGCCCCAGGAAAGCCCCAACGGAAATAGTGGAGGTGTTGGAACAGGAGGAGGCAGCATGGGGTCCTGGGGCGGCCCTGCATCTGTAAGGCAGAGTTCCAACCCCGGCTGGGGCCCGGGGAGCTCTGTAGCCAAACCCGACCCAGCGATGGAGCCCACCGGCTGGGAggaaccctctcctccctccatccgcCGCAAGATGGAGATCGATGACGGCACGTCCACCTGGGGAGACCCTAGCGCCTACAACAAGACTGTGAATATGTGGGACCGCAACAACCCCACTGGAGGTAACGGTAACCAAGGCAACAACCCCACCCAGCCGCCGACCAGCAAGAGCAACGGAGGCATGGCCGTCAACAGCCACAACCACTCCTCCGTCCCCCCTAGCAACAACAATCACCACCACATGAACCACCACCACCCGCACCACGGACAGCCCCCGCCACACAGCCAGCACCACGGCAACAATGGATCCCCCAACACCGCCGCCCCGCACCAGGGCGGTGGACCCCAGGGCAGACCACCTATGGCCAACCCAG gctgGGGGGAGCTGCCCAGTGTCCAGCAGCCCAAGCCAGAGCCAGCATGGGGGGAGCCCGCTGGCCCCTCTCCTGCAGTGGACAACGGCACCTCTGCCTGGGGCAAACCCCCTGGTGTTCCTGGAGGCTGGGGCGATGGGGGGCACGGAGGGCACGAACCCAATGGACCCTACAGGAGGGGCAACAACGGCCCCTCTGGACCGGCCCCCTGCAAGCCAG CCCCCAAATCTATGCAAGACGGCTGGGGAggcgggagggaggaggagatgggcaTGTCTTCTGGCCAATGGGATGCTGACGCCGGAGACATGTGGAACAGCCCCGCCTCCCAGGAGAGCAGCTCCTCCTGTAACTCGTGGGGCCAGCCGCCCAAGAAGGGCCCGCCCAAGGGCAAGATGGGCAACCAGCCAGACGAAGCCTGGATCATGAACCGTCTCATCAAGCAGCTCACTGACATGGGCTTCCCG AGGGATCCTGCCGAGGAGGCTCTGAAGAGCAACAACATGAACCTGGACCAGGCCATGA GCGCTTTGTTGGAGAAGAAGACTGAACTGGACAAGCGGGGCATGGGCATGTCAGACTACAACAACGGGATGAACAAGCCGTTGGGTTGCCGTCCCCAGGCCCTCTCCAAAGACCCCTCCTCGGACCGCAGCCCATTCCTAGACAAG GACGGTGGTTTGTCAGATGACGCCCCCCCCTCACCGTTTCTGCCTTCTCCCGTCAGCCTGAAGCTCCCCCTGGTTAACAACCTGCAGCCTGGGCTGGCCCTGGGCTCCCCGGGGCTCAACATGCAGAACTTGAACAACAGACAG atgCAGAGTGGAATGTTGGGCAGTAGTGGAGCAGCACTATCCCGGGCCATGCAGCAGCAGCCTCCTCAGCCGTCAGTGCCGCCTCTCGGCTCCTCCCAGCCTAGTCTCCGCGCTCAAGTGCCTCAGTTTCTCACCCctcag GTTCAAGCACAGCTCTTGCAGTTTGCCGCAAAAAACATTGGTCTGAACCCTGCACTTTTAACCTCACCAATAAACCCTCAACAAATGACCCTGTTGTACCAACTTCAGCAACTGCAAATG gcGTACCAGCGTTTACAAATCCAGCAGCAGATGATGCAAGCTCAGCGCAACGTCTCCGGCCCCATCAGACAACAAGAGCAGCAA gTTGCACGTACAATCAATAACATGCAGCAGCAGATCCAACAGCACCAGCGTCAGCTGTACCAGGCCCTGCTGATGAAGCAGCAGCCCCCCGGCTCCCACTCCGGCCTGCACCCGGGCCAAGGCAAATCAGCCCTGGACTCGTTCCCAGGCCACCCCCAGGCTCCGGGCCTCTCCGACCTGCACACCAAAGAGCCGCAGTCTTCTCCCAACTCCTACAGCCCCTACCCCCTCT CTGGACTCAATCCAAACATGAATGTAAACTGCATGGAGGTGGGGGGCCTGTCCATGAAGGAGcccccccagccccagtcccGTCTGTCCCAGTGGACCCACCCCAACTCCATGGACAGCCTCTCTGGAAACTCCTCCCACATGGAGGCCAACCTCAATAAGCATG GTGCCATTTCTGCTGCTTCTAACCTGGGCCCCCCTGGAAAGCCTCCCCACATGGATGACTCCTACAGCCCATACAGTATGATGGGTGGGTCTGAGTCTCCCACCTCCCCCCTGGTTCCCCCTGACAGCTGGGGCCAGGGACCAGGAAAGAGCCCCAAGGACCAGATCACCAATGGAACGAATATCAACTGGCCCCCAG AGTTCTGTCCAGGCGTGCCCTGGAAGGGCCTGCAAAACATTGACCCTGAGAACGACCCCAACATGACCCCAGGAAGTGTACCCAGCGGCCCCACCATCAACACCAACATCCAGGACGTCAACCGCTACCTGCTCCGGGACCGCAGCGGAG GCTCCTCCCCTCCTTCACCGCCTCAGAACGGTGCTCTGCCCCCCTCCACGGACTGGCCAGTCAGTGGCTGCTACACTAGCTCTTTCAGTCTGTCCTCCCCGGATGAGGAGTGTGCAG gtAAACTATCTGACATGAAGTCCACCTGGTCCCCGGGGCCCATCTCCCACCCCTCCCAGGCCTCTCTATCCCACGAGCTGTGGAAGGTCCCCCAGGGGCCCCGTAACAACACAGCCCCTTCAAGACCCCCTCCGGGCCtcaccaaccctgccaagccctCCTCCACCTGGGGAGGAAACTCCCTGGGCCTGGCCCAAGGCTGGAGCAGCTCGTACACCTCAG agGGCACCACCTGGAGCACAGACAGCTCCAACAGGACCAGTAGCTGGCTGGTACTGAGGAACCTCACCCCCCAGATAGACGGCTCCACCCTGCGGACGCTGTGCATGCAGCACGGCCCCCTCATCACATTCCACCTCTTCCTGACCCAGGGAAACGCTGTGGTGCGATATAGCTCCAAGGAGGAGGCTGCCAAGGCCCAGAAGTCCCTGCACAT GTGTGTGCTGGGGAACACCACCATCCTGGCGGAGTTTGccggggaggaggaggtgaaccGCTACTTTGCACAAGGCCAGCAGCAGCTCCCGCCCACCACCAGCTGGCAGCCCAACCCCGGCACCAATCAGACGCGCATGGGAGGAGGCGGAGGTTCGCAGCAGCACGCTATTGGCCATCACTGGAGCAGCGGTGGTGGGGGCCTGGGGGGAGGAGCCAAGACGGGCGGAGGCGGAGACCTCCTGTGGGGGGGCGTGCCCCAGTACTCCAGCCTGTGGGGGCCCCCTAGTGGCGATGACAGTCGTGGCGTCATCGGGAGCCCTAACCCCATCAACACGCTGTTGCCAGGCGACT